A stretch of Aristophania vespae DNA encodes these proteins:
- a CDS encoding phosphoserine transaminase, whose translation MSCSKPSIRPARPFFSSGPCVKRPGWSPEVLKEALLGRSHRAPEGRAKLKEVITRSKSLLAIPEEWRVGIVPASDTGAVEMILWALGGQRGVDVLSFESFSGTWAKDLKDELKLEDLRVLSAPYGQLPDLAQVNWSRDVVLTWNGTTSGVCIPNSESIPAQHDGVVICDATSAAFAMDLPWDRLDIVTWSWQKALGGEAAHGMVALSPRAVERLEQGAVRPLPKIFRLTNKKGLIEAIFEGDTINTPSMLCVEDALDSLKWAEQIGGLPALKKRAQKNLSVVTPWVERSDWVAFLSDDPATRSCTSICLKIIAPWFEDLSEEKRSSAVKYMTKLIADEGAGYDLASYRDAPAGLRIWGGATVEAEDIIALLPWLDWAIEQTKEEFSS comes from the coding sequence ATGTCCTGCTCTAAACCATCTATTCGTCCCGCCCGTCCTTTCTTTTCCTCAGGCCCTTGCGTTAAACGGCCTGGTTGGTCCCCCGAAGTTTTAAAAGAAGCTTTATTGGGTCGGTCGCACCGTGCCCCCGAAGGGCGTGCCAAGCTAAAAGAAGTTATTACGCGCTCAAAATCTTTATTAGCTATACCCGAAGAGTGGCGTGTGGGTATTGTTCCAGCCTCTGATACAGGTGCTGTAGAGATGATACTCTGGGCATTAGGTGGCCAGAGAGGAGTGGATGTTCTGTCCTTTGAAAGCTTTTCAGGAACGTGGGCTAAAGATTTAAAAGATGAACTTAAGCTTGAAGATTTGCGTGTACTGAGTGCCCCTTACGGTCAGTTACCCGATCTTGCCCAAGTTAATTGGTCTCGCGATGTCGTTTTGACGTGGAATGGCACAACATCCGGCGTTTGTATTCCAAACTCCGAATCTATTCCTGCGCAGCATGATGGAGTTGTGATTTGTGATGCAACTTCTGCTGCTTTCGCGATGGATTTGCCATGGGACCGTTTAGATATTGTCACCTGGTCTTGGCAAAAAGCCCTGGGTGGTGAGGCGGCTCATGGCATGGTAGCTTTAAGCCCCCGCGCTGTTGAGAGATTAGAGCAGGGTGCTGTACGTCCTCTCCCTAAAATATTTCGCCTGACAAATAAAAAGGGTCTTATTGAGGCTATTTTTGAAGGTGATACGATCAACACACCTTCGATGTTATGTGTAGAAGATGCGTTAGATAGTTTGAAATGGGCCGAACAGATAGGTGGTCTTCCTGCACTTAAAAAGCGTGCTCAAAAAAATCTTTCTGTGGTAACGCCATGGGTTGAGCGTTCTGACTGGGTGGCTTTTTTAAGCGATGACCCTGCTACACGCTCTTGCACATCGATCTGTTTAAAAATTATTGCTCCCTGGTTTGAAGACCTTTCTGAAGAGAAACGGTCATCGGCTGTTAAATATATGACTAAATTAATCGCTGATGAAGGTGCTGGCTATGATCTGGCATCTTATCGGGATGCTCCAGCAGGGTTGCGTATTTGGGGCGGAGCGACCGTCGAAGCAGAAGATATTATTGCCCTTTTGCCATGGCTTGACTGGGCTATTGAGCAGACAAAAGAGGAATTCAGCTCATGA
- a CDS encoding ATP phosphoribosyltransferase regulatory subunit has protein sequence MMGQSEASSPSLLPMGFVDLLPGEAEAEAHGIAKVMDIFGAHGYERVRPPLLEFESSLLSGAGEALSEQTFRLLDPSSHRMMALRPDITTQIARISQVRLQELPRPLRLSYAGDCIVIGTVGREADRQILQAGIELIGPDHAEADAEVIALGAKALAALNIKHVSFDLSMPVLVWSLLDKTYEGSERDYIIHALDRRDAAAVAEYGGAMAQLLLEMMNASGPADQALERLKALSFPDDLKQHVYRLEASVQALKQRLPDLRLTIDPVDFRGWRYHTGLCVTVFALKSREELGRGGRYLAGNEPACGLTLHPQALLKVAPIQARRPRCLVPQGVGAEILSALHKEGFATIEDLEKTQDPLLLARRLRCSHLWQNGRVEAL, from the coding sequence ATGATGGGGCAGTCTGAGGCTTCCAGTCCTTCGCTTTTGCCTATGGGGTTTGTAGATCTCTTACCAGGTGAGGCTGAGGCCGAGGCACATGGTATTGCTAAGGTCATGGATATTTTTGGTGCTCATGGTTATGAGCGTGTCCGTCCACCCTTATTAGAGTTTGAAAGCTCGCTTTTAAGTGGGGCGGGTGAGGCTCTTTCTGAGCAAACATTTCGCCTGCTTGATCCTTCATCTCATCGTATGATGGCATTAAGGCCGGATATAACAACGCAAATTGCCCGTATTTCTCAGGTACGTTTGCAAGAATTGCCTCGTCCTTTAAGACTCTCTTATGCAGGTGATTGCATTGTTATCGGCACAGTAGGACGTGAAGCTGACCGTCAGATTCTTCAGGCGGGGATTGAGTTGATTGGCCCTGATCACGCTGAAGCTGACGCAGAAGTTATTGCTTTAGGTGCAAAAGCCTTGGCAGCCCTCAATATTAAACATGTTTCTTTTGATCTCTCTATGCCTGTTTTGGTATGGAGCCTGCTCGACAAGACTTATGAAGGTTCGGAGCGTGATTATATTATTCACGCACTCGACCGTAGAGATGCCGCAGCTGTAGCAGAGTATGGAGGGGCAATGGCACAATTGCTCCTTGAAATGATGAATGCTTCGGGCCCGGCTGATCAGGCTTTGGAACGTCTTAAAGCTCTGTCTTTTCCAGACGATTTAAAGCAGCATGTCTATCGTCTGGAAGCGAGTGTGCAAGCTTTAAAACAACGCCTGCCAGATCTGCGTCTAACGATAGATCCCGTAGATTTTAGAGGATGGCGTTATCATACTGGGCTATGTGTCACAGTTTTCGCGCTTAAATCGCGCGAAGAGCTTGGTCGTGGTGGGCGTTATCTTGCAGGTAATGAACCTGCTTGTGGTTTAACGCTTCATCCTCAAGCGTTACTAAAGGTAGCACCTATCCAGGCGCGACGCCCTCGCTGTTTAGTCCCCCAGGGTGTTGGGGCCGAAATTTTATCCGCTTTGCATAAAGAAGGGTTTGCGACGATAGAGGATTTAGAAAAGACTCAGGACCCTCTTTTATTAGCACGTCGCCTTCGTTGTAGTCATTTATGGCAAAATGGCCGGGTAGAAGCCCTTTGA
- a CDS encoding adenylosuccinate synthase → MSNVTVIGTQWGDEGKGKIVDWLASRADIVVRFQGGHNAGHTLVVGGQVYKLSLLPSGLVSGKIGVIGNGVVVDPQALMGEIERVTAQGLVVTPETLWIAETVPLILPLHGALDRAREAARGDHKIGTTGRGIGPAYEDKVARRAIRLCDLAEPETLEWKIDELLLHHNTLLAGLGAETFTKEQVLSYLGEIAPKVLPYACPVWDRLDEAVRAGKRILFEGAQAVMLDVDHGTYPFVTSSNTIAAIAASGSGVGPKSVGFVLGIAKAYTTRVGEGPFPSELFDDVGQGLGKRGHEFGTVTGRPRRCGWFDATLVRHAVRVGGVDGIALTKLDVLDGMKEVSICVGYELDGKHIDRFPSSPAAQSRVKPVLETMAGWNETTAGARSWAELPAQAIKYVRRIEELIGAPVTLLSTSPERDDTILMKDPFEG, encoded by the coding sequence ATGTCCAACGTAACTGTAATTGGCACCCAGTGGGGCGATGAGGGAAAGGGCAAGATCGTCGATTGGCTCGCGAGTCGTGCTGATATCGTCGTCCGTTTCCAGGGTGGGCATAATGCGGGTCATACCTTAGTTGTTGGTGGGCAGGTTTATAAATTATCTCTTTTGCCTTCTGGCCTTGTCAGTGGAAAAATTGGTGTCATCGGTAACGGAGTTGTTGTTGATCCTCAGGCATTAATGGGTGAAATTGAGCGTGTTACCGCTCAGGGTCTTGTTGTCACGCCTGAAACATTGTGGATTGCAGAAACTGTTCCCCTTATCCTTCCTCTTCATGGAGCGCTAGATCGTGCTCGTGAAGCTGCCCGTGGCGATCATAAAATCGGCACGACAGGGCGCGGAATTGGTCCTGCTTACGAAGATAAAGTAGCGCGTCGTGCCATACGTCTTTGCGACCTGGCCGAACCAGAAACATTAGAGTGGAAGATAGACGAACTTCTCCTTCATCATAATACGCTTTTGGCTGGTTTAGGGGCTGAAACATTTACAAAAGAGCAAGTGCTTTCATATCTTGGTGAAATTGCTCCTAAAGTGCTTCCTTATGCCTGTCCTGTATGGGATCGTCTGGATGAAGCTGTGCGTGCTGGCAAGCGTATCCTTTTTGAAGGGGCACAAGCTGTCATGTTGGATGTTGATCACGGTACTTATCCTTTTGTGACAAGCTCTAATACAATTGCAGCGATTGCCGCTTCTGGTAGTGGTGTTGGGCCTAAATCTGTAGGTTTTGTTCTCGGAATTGCAAAAGCCTATACAACGCGTGTTGGTGAGGGGCCTTTCCCTTCAGAATTATTTGACGATGTTGGCCAGGGATTAGGGAAAAGAGGCCATGAATTTGGCACAGTAACTGGGCGTCCTCGTCGGTGTGGCTGGTTTGATGCAACACTCGTGCGGCATGCTGTGCGTGTGGGTGGTGTTGATGGCATTGCCCTTACTAAACTTGACGTGCTGGATGGGATGAAAGAAGTCTCTATCTGTGTTGGTTATGAGCTTGATGGAAAGCATATTGATCGCTTCCCTTCGTCACCAGCAGCACAATCCCGCGTTAAACCTGTGCTTGAAACAATGGCAGGGTGGAACGAAACAACAGCAGGTGCGCGCTCATGGGCTGAATTGCCTGCTCAGGCTATTAAATATGTCCGTCGTATTGAAGAGCTTATTGGTGCGCCGGTAACGCTTCTTTCAACAAGCCCAGAACGTGACGATACTATTTTAATGAAAGACCCTTTTGAAGGGTAA
- the ftsY gene encoding signal recognition particle-docking protein FtsY, translated as MAGFFSRLKAGLSRSNARLNAIFVKRMLDEETLEELEDELIAADLGPAVAERIIEQFRDTSFGQDVTSDEIKDTLAREIAKVLEPVAVPFTPDPARKPHVVLVVGVNGTGKTTTIGKMAHYYRQEGKSVMMVAGDTFRAAAVEQLQIWGERVNAPVIASKTGADAAGLVYDGLKRATEEKADLLLIDTAGRLHNKSALMEELAKIIRVMRKFDDSAPHSVLLVLDATTGQNAIEQVRVFRELVDVTGLVVTKLDGSARGGIVIALAEQFKLPVHLVGVGEKAEDLRPFSADEFSRGLLG; from the coding sequence ATGGCAGGATTTTTTTCACGACTCAAAGCAGGGCTTTCTCGCTCTAACGCACGTCTCAACGCAATTTTCGTCAAGCGCATGCTTGATGAGGAAACGCTTGAGGAACTAGAAGATGAACTCATTGCAGCTGATTTAGGCCCAGCAGTTGCTGAACGCATCATTGAACAATTCCGCGACACGAGCTTTGGCCAGGATGTTACGAGCGACGAAATTAAAGATACGCTCGCTCGTGAGATCGCTAAAGTATTGGAGCCTGTGGCTGTACCTTTTACACCAGACCCAGCCCGCAAACCCCACGTTGTGTTAGTTGTTGGCGTCAATGGAACTGGCAAAACGACAACCATTGGCAAAATGGCGCATTATTACCGCCAAGAAGGCAAATCTGTCATGATGGTTGCGGGAGATACATTCCGTGCCGCTGCTGTAGAACAGCTCCAAATTTGGGGCGAACGTGTTAATGCACCTGTTATTGCCAGTAAAACAGGTGCAGATGCAGCTGGTTTGGTCTATGACGGATTAAAACGGGCCACAGAGGAAAAAGCTGACCTCTTACTCATTGATACAGCAGGACGACTTCATAATAAGTCTGCTCTGATGGAAGAATTAGCCAAAATCATCCGTGTTATGCGCAAATTCGATGATAGTGCCCCTCACAGCGTGCTGCTTGTACTTGATGCCACAACGGGGCAAAATGCTATTGAGCAAGTGCGTGTTTTCCGCGAATTAGTTGATGTTACTGGTCTTGTTGTAACAAAACTCGATGGCTCTGCTCGAGGTGGGATTGTCATTGCCCTTGCTGAACAATTTAAGCTTCCTGTTCATTTGGTCGGTGTCGGTGAAAAAGCTGAGGATCTTCGTCCTTTCTCAGCAGATGAATTTTCTCGCGGTTTGTTAGGATAA
- a CDS encoding MiaB/RimO family radical SAM methylthiotransferase, translating into MTVSVITFGCRLNAHESDGMLHYAQHGQDQDNKQTIIVNTCTVTAEAERQARQAIRRAHRENPEAEIIVTGCASERAPKEWGALEGVQRVVTNDEKLSPASWGVDRKANLPPPPSKHTRALLQVQQGCDHRCTFCVIPYGRGQSKATALFDVISRARTLTEAGHEEIVLTGVDIASWKEGTHGLGKLCQELLKHIPALKRLRLSSLDPVLLHPETGDKDLWELIASEPRFMPHLHLSLQAGSDLILKRMKRRHRTNEVSYAIKEIRKLRPDLGFGADLIAGFPTETDELFEETFRFIEENALPFLHVFPYSERPGTPAAKMPPLPRSIRQERAARLRALGNDIKTKFLTSFIGQEKDVLLETAIMGHTPEFAVVTLTDKAALTPGKTYRLRLLAVEDYKINAEIA; encoded by the coding sequence ATGACAGTTTCTGTCATTACCTTTGGTTGCCGCCTCAATGCCCATGAAAGTGACGGCATGTTGCATTATGCGCAACACGGGCAAGATCAGGATAACAAACAAACAATCATTGTTAATACCTGCACTGTTACCGCTGAAGCTGAAAGACAGGCACGGCAAGCGATTCGCCGTGCCCATCGAGAGAACCCAGAAGCAGAAATCATTGTAACAGGATGTGCCTCTGAACGTGCTCCAAAGGAATGGGGTGCTTTAGAGGGTGTTCAACGTGTTGTTACAAATGATGAAAAATTATCTCCCGCAAGTTGGGGTGTTGACCGCAAAGCCAATCTTCCTCCTCCACCTTCAAAGCACACGCGCGCTTTATTACAGGTTCAACAAGGATGTGACCATCGCTGCACATTTTGCGTTATTCCTTACGGGCGAGGACAATCAAAAGCGACAGCTTTATTTGATGTTATTTCTCGTGCACGCACTCTAACAGAAGCAGGGCACGAAGAAATTGTTCTTACAGGAGTCGATATTGCTTCGTGGAAAGAAGGTACGCACGGTTTAGGAAAATTATGCCAGGAGCTTTTAAAGCACATTCCTGCTTTAAAGCGGCTTAGACTTTCATCTTTGGATCCCGTTTTGCTCCATCCAGAAACAGGCGACAAAGACCTGTGGGAACTTATTGCCTCTGAACCTCGCTTCATGCCTCATTTGCATTTATCCCTACAGGCAGGGTCTGATCTTATTCTCAAACGCATGAAGAGACGCCACCGCACAAATGAAGTGAGTTACGCCATAAAAGAAATCCGCAAATTGCGGCCCGACTTGGGGTTCGGTGCTGATTTAATCGCTGGCTTTCCAACAGAAACAGACGAACTTTTTGAAGAAACATTTCGTTTTATAGAAGAAAATGCTCTGCCTTTCTTGCATGTCTTTCCCTATAGCGAACGCCCCGGAACACCTGCGGCAAAAATGCCTCCCCTACCACGCTCCATAAGGCAAGAACGCGCTGCACGCCTAAGGGCATTAGGCAATGACATAAAGACGAAATTTTTAACAAGCTTTATAGGTCAAGAAAAAGACGTTTTGCTTGAAACAGCTATAATGGGCCATACACCAGAATTTGCCGTCGTCACACTTACAGATAAAGCCGCTCTTACACCTGGAAAAACCTATCGTTTGCGTCTTTTAGCAGTGGAAGATTATAAAATTAATGCTGAAATTGCATAG
- the dapF gene encoding diaminopimelate epimerase: protein MTFISAQSASVKIAFTKMHGLGNDFIVLDNRSNMITLTEVMIRHICDRHLGIGCDQLVLLSNPTLEGASVRVQFFNPDGSEAGACGNASRCVAKFIGHNPVIETQNGLLPTFKEGELYRVVMGVPKLAWQDIPLSHEADTAHLPLYDGAACSMGNPHLTLFRPIKEAALLGPELEHHALFPQRANIGFAEILSPTHMRLRVWERGAGLTLACGSGACAAVVNAARRNLVKRKCTVTMEKGDLQIIWEENGPVHMIGPAETVFTGQILMDQAV, encoded by the coding sequence ATGACGTTTATTTCTGCACAATCTGCTTCTGTAAAAATAGCTTTTACGAAAATGCATGGCCTGGGCAATGATTTCATTGTTCTAGATAACCGTAGCAACATGATTACGCTTACCGAGGTAATGATTCGTCACATTTGTGACCGACATCTGGGTATAGGGTGTGATCAGCTCGTTTTACTCTCTAATCCAACCTTAGAGGGGGCTTCTGTTCGTGTGCAGTTTTTTAATCCTGACGGCTCAGAAGCAGGAGCATGCGGTAATGCTTCACGGTGCGTAGCGAAATTTATAGGTCATAATCCTGTTATAGAAACTCAGAATGGCCTCTTACCCACCTTTAAGGAAGGTGAACTTTATCGTGTTGTCATGGGCGTACCTAAATTAGCATGGCAGGATATACCCCTCTCGCATGAAGCAGATACTGCACATCTCCCCCTTTATGATGGGGCAGCATGTTCAATGGGCAACCCTCATTTGACATTATTTCGTCCTATAAAAGAAGCAGCCCTGTTAGGTCCTGAATTAGAACATCACGCGCTTTTTCCACAGCGTGCCAATATTGGCTTTGCAGAAATATTATCACCCACCCATATGCGCTTACGTGTTTGGGAGCGTGGAGCGGGTTTAACACTGGCTTGCGGTTCTGGCGCCTGTGCTGCTGTTGTCAATGCCGCCCGCCGAAATCTCGTAAAAAGAAAGTGCACTGTAACGATGGAAAAAGGGGATCTGCAAATTATCTGGGAAGAAAATGGGCCTGTTCATATGATTGGCCCGGCCGAAACAGTCTTTACAGGTCAAATATTGATGGATCAGGCCGTATGA
- a CDS encoding class I SAM-dependent methyltransferase: MQGLHEKAFAQANQDSDESFFTQYGSDSLMDMGAQTAVTALYRTALPVGGCTLDLMAGGSSHMPEDASFQELIGVDVNKKALEQNKTLSRSIVQNLNEKTVLPFEDNYFDGAVMCDGIAYLTQPQKILEEVVRVLKAGAPFIVSFSDQFISAKAVAIWQALEPEDRIRLVTSLMHSAGFVEIDTGDVVPPEDLTAWKDSVHAIIGRVPQTL; encoded by the coding sequence GTGCAAGGACTCCATGAAAAAGCTTTTGCCCAGGCAAATCAGGATTCTGACGAATCGTTTTTTACCCAATATGGTTCAGACTCACTTATGGATATGGGGGCACAAACCGCTGTAACTGCACTTTATCGCACAGCCCTTCCTGTGGGAGGATGCACGCTTGATCTCATGGCAGGGGGTTCAAGCCATATGCCAGAAGATGCCAGTTTTCAGGAGTTAATCGGGGTTGATGTTAATAAAAAGGCCCTGGAACAAAATAAAACTCTATCGCGCTCTATTGTGCAAAATCTCAATGAAAAAACAGTTCTTCCCTTTGAAGATAACTATTTTGATGGGGCTGTCATGTGTGACGGTATTGCCTATCTCACACAACCACAAAAAATTTTGGAAGAGGTTGTGCGCGTTTTAAAAGCTGGTGCCCCTTTTATTGTAAGTTTTTCAGATCAGTTCATTTCGGCCAAAGCCGTTGCTATATGGCAGGCTTTAGAGCCAGAAGACCGTATCCGGCTTGTTACAAGTCTCATGCATAGCGCAGGATTCGTTGAAATAGATACAGGTGATGTTGTCCCTCCTGAAGATTTGACAGCTTGGAAAGATAGTGTGCATGCTATAATAGGAAGAGTGCCTCAAACGCTCTGA
- a CDS encoding DEAD/DEAH box helicase, whose protein sequence is MPFPDTYPALTRALQARGYEKPTPVQEAVLEPGHEDRDLLVSAQTGSGKTVAFGMAFAPSLLEDSGKLAPVSSPYALVIAPTRELALQVQSELTWLYAETGARIACCIGGTDARREARSLERGVHIVVGTPGRLCDHLSRGKLNLSALRVVVLDEADEMLDMGFREELEQLLDAAPEGRRTLLFSATIAREIASLARRYQKDAMRIDMGAGQKQHSDITYRCVVTAPHEIERSLVNVLRYYDSPTAMVFCNTRLLVGQVQAELLERGFASVAISGEMGQNERSRAIESLRSGIARVCVATDVAARGIDVPALGLVIHASIPSSSETLLHRSGRTGRAGRKGTSVIMVPFNQRRRTERLLGQARINAEWETVPTAEMIAEQDAKRLLEDPTLTEGEVSSNEMVKMLVERYDAQRLASALVNFYTAKLPKVEQLRPVSLEAPARRERGDRNERGERGERSKREPRSYESSGAWFRLSVGRQDKADPKWLVPLICRIGGVQKRDIGSIRIQQDQSFFQISEDKVERFNSCRAGAEHDEVSIEPASAPPEGKGPARGGNRGGAPRSRGPRSSEGRSEKRDKAPSSRKRTGGSRSGERSSRRRS, encoded by the coding sequence ATGCCTTTTCCTGATACTTATCCTGCTTTAACACGTGCCCTTCAAGCTCGAGGTTACGAAAAGCCTACTCCTGTCCAGGAAGCTGTTCTTGAACCTGGACATGAAGACCGTGACCTTCTTGTTTCAGCACAGACAGGATCAGGCAAGACCGTCGCTTTTGGTATGGCGTTTGCCCCGAGTCTCCTTGAAGATAGTGGGAAATTAGCGCCAGTTTCTTCACCTTACGCTCTTGTTATAGCGCCTACACGTGAGCTTGCCTTGCAGGTTCAGTCCGAGCTGACATGGCTTTATGCTGAAACGGGAGCTCGTATCGCCTGCTGTATAGGTGGGACAGATGCACGCCGTGAAGCCCGTTCCCTAGAACGTGGTGTTCATATAGTTGTCGGGACTCCAGGCCGACTCTGTGATCACCTTTCGCGCGGCAAACTTAACCTTTCGGCTTTGCGTGTTGTTGTCTTAGACGAAGCTGACGAAATGCTCGATATGGGCTTTCGTGAGGAGTTAGAGCAGCTTTTAGATGCCGCTCCTGAAGGGCGCCGGACTCTATTATTCTCGGCAACAATTGCCCGCGAAATTGCGTCTCTGGCACGTCGTTATCAAAAAGATGCCATGCGCATTGACATGGGAGCAGGGCAAAAACAGCATTCCGATATTACCTATCGTTGTGTTGTGACTGCACCACATGAGATAGAACGGTCTTTGGTGAACGTATTGCGTTATTACGATAGCCCAACAGCAATGGTCTTTTGTAATACACGTTTGCTTGTGGGTCAGGTTCAGGCAGAGTTATTAGAAAGAGGCTTCGCTTCTGTCGCGATTTCGGGTGAAATGGGGCAGAATGAACGCTCACGAGCCATTGAGAGCCTGCGTTCTGGTATTGCAAGAGTGTGCGTGGCTACAGATGTTGCTGCCCGTGGTATCGATGTGCCAGCACTGGGGCTTGTTATTCATGCAAGCATTCCGTCTTCTTCAGAGACATTATTACATCGTTCTGGTCGTACAGGTCGTGCGGGGCGTAAAGGCACAAGCGTTATTATGGTGCCTTTTAACCAACGTCGTCGTACAGAGCGTTTGTTAGGGCAGGCACGCATTAATGCTGAATGGGAAACAGTTCCAACAGCCGAAATGATTGCAGAACAGGATGCAAAACGCTTACTAGAAGACCCAACTTTGACTGAAGGTGAAGTCTCTTCAAATGAGATGGTCAAAATGTTGGTTGAGCGTTATGACGCGCAACGTTTAGCTTCGGCCCTGGTTAATTTCTATACAGCCAAATTACCTAAAGTTGAGCAGTTACGTCCTGTTTCGTTGGAAGCTCCAGCGCGTCGCGAAAGAGGGGACAGAAATGAACGCGGAGAGCGTGGTGAACGTTCCAAGCGTGAGCCTCGTTCATATGAAAGTTCGGGGGCCTGGTTCCGTTTGAGCGTCGGGCGTCAAGACAAAGCTGATCCCAAATGGTTAGTGCCCCTTATTTGCCGCATTGGTGGCGTGCAAAAGCGCGATATTGGCAGCATCCGTATTCAGCAAGACCAATCTTTCTTCCAAATCTCAGAAGATAAGGTTGAAAGATTTAATTCTTGCCGCGCCGGAGCTGAGCATGACGAAGTCTCAATTGAGCCTGCATCTGCTCCACCAGAAGGTAAAGGTCCAGCTCGGGGTGGTAACAGAGGTGGTGCACCGCGCAGCCGTGGTCCACGCTCTTCTGAGGGACGTTCTGAGAAACGCGATAAGGCCCCATCTTCCCGTAAAAGAACGGGGGGCAGCCGTTCTGGAGAAAGATCAAGCCGCCGCCGTTCTTAA
- a CDS encoding SDR family NAD(P)-dependent oxidoreductase, whose amino-acid sequence MTQALTVFVTGASAGFGKAIAKKLVKEGHHVIASGRRTERLNELHHELGDALLPLSLDMQDIKTIRDLPSSLPEKWQDIDVLINNAGLALGMDPAQNADPDEWETMITTNISGLVEITRAFLPTMIKRNTGYIMSIGSTAGTYPYKGGNVYGATKAFVSQFMQNLRTDLLGTKIRVTNIEPGLCGGSEFSQVRLKDNEKANAVYQGTQPLTPNDIAETIAWLLKLPAHMNVNRMELMPVCQASGGLAVHRKLSRRENQ is encoded by the coding sequence ATGACACAGGCTTTGACGGTTTTTGTAACTGGTGCAAGTGCGGGTTTTGGAAAAGCCATTGCTAAGAAGCTGGTCAAAGAGGGCCATCATGTTATTGCATCTGGGCGCCGTACAGAACGCCTTAATGAATTGCATCATGAGTTAGGGGATGCTCTTCTCCCTCTTTCACTTGATATGCAAGATATAAAAACGATTAGGGATTTACCTTCATCTCTCCCTGAAAAATGGCAAGATATTGACGTCCTCATCAATAATGCAGGTTTGGCATTAGGGATGGATCCTGCTCAAAATGCGGATCCCGATGAGTGGGAAACTATGATCACTACAAATATTTCTGGCCTAGTAGAAATAACCCGCGCTTTCTTACCTACTATGATCAAAAGAAATACAGGTTATATTATGTCCATAGGCAGCACGGCAGGAACATATCCCTATAAGGGCGGTAATGTTTATGGTGCGACAAAAGCTTTTGTCAGCCAATTTATGCAAAATTTACGCACTGACCTTTTGGGCACAAAAATTCGTGTAACAAATATCGAACCTGGTTTGTGCGGAGGCAGTGAATTTAGTCAAGTACGATTAAAAGATAACGAAAAAGCCAATGCCGTTTATCAAGGGACGCAACCACTAACGCCAAATGACATAGCCGAAACGATAGCTTGGCTCTTAAAGTTACCAGCTCATATGAATGTTAACCGCATGGAGCTTATGCCGGTTTGCCAGGCTTCTGGCGGGTTAGCTGTCCACCGTAAGCTTTCTCGAAGAGAAAACCAGTGA
- a CDS encoding YqgE/AlgH family protein translates to MTKVSLPSFSDLTGKILIACPQLAETIFGQSVVYLCDYSKEEGTLGVIINKRFPNLVIEDLFKQFGITLQEQSPALFLGQGGPVDPSHGFILHSLDWSGEMGGYKSGPACLTANLDILRDLVANRGPRHSMMVLGHAAWAPGQLEEEIFHNNYWFLAQATEELIFKTDPNLMWEKALASLGISPSSLSLQSGEG, encoded by the coding sequence ATGACCAAAGTTTCTTTGCCCTCTTTTTCTGATCTAACTGGCAAGATTTTGATTGCATGTCCTCAATTAGCCGAGACAATTTTTGGGCAATCAGTCGTTTATTTATGTGATTATTCTAAAGAAGAGGGAACTTTAGGAGTCATCATTAATAAACGTTTTCCCAACCTTGTTATAGAAGATCTTTTCAAACAATTTGGTATTACGCTTCAAGAACAATCACCTGCCTTGTTTCTTGGTCAAGGAGGCCCAGTCGACCCCTCTCATGGTTTTATTTTGCATAGCCTCGATTGGTCTGGTGAAATGGGTGGTTATAAGTCAGGCCCGGCATGCTTAACGGCAAATCTTGATATTTTGCGCGATTTGGTGGCTAATCGGGGACCTAGACATAGTATGATGGTATTAGGCCATGCGGCCTGGGCACCAGGGCAGTTAGAAGAAGAAATTTTTCATAATAATTACTGGTTTTTGGCACAGGCTACAGAAGAGCTGATCTTTAAAACCGACCCTAATTTGATGTGGGAAAAAGCTCTTGCATCATTAGGCATATCTCCCTCGTCTTTATCCCTTCAGTCGGGAGAAGGATGA